The window ttgattgaatctgttgtttgatttaattttgtttttcttccaccttttctttttcaccaCCCTCATCCACAAATAATAGGAATACAATCATGAATTAGCTAGCATATCGAAaaaggataaaaaaaacataaacaatggatataataatggtgacAATGTTGTACTATCCAACTATCAGACTGAATATTAttccgataataataaaattgatcaatcatgcaataataatggaaatctgaacaataataataataacactaCTGCCAAAAGGATAAACACGTATGTgttctatttatttatttattttttcattgattttatctATTTCAATGtacatccatccatccagaACAAACGGTAAAAATGATCCAGAAAATCCATTTGAAGATGATCATGAAGATTGGGAAGATTATTCCACAGAAGCATTAGTAGATAATGGTGAACCGGGTGTACTGGTCAAAGCTCTTTATGATTATGAAGGTGCTGAATCGgatgaattatcattcaaacaaggtatttaatgaatttattttttttcgattttttttcttcattttatcTACTTTATAAAGGtgatatatttgaaaaattggaagatgaagatgatcaaGGATGGTGTAAAGGCCGAAAAGATGGCCGTGTTGGTCTTTATCCAGCCAATTATATCGAAGTTCTTTCAACTAATGCCTCGTAGCTCAAAATATAAAAGTATATCCGCTCTCTCGCTCTCTTTTTTCCCGCAATTCTTCCTCAactatcatgatcatttttattaattttgattaatatcatcattcattcacaaacattcactcacatacacacaatttgcaatcaatcaatcaatcaatcaaaaaaaaaaaaaaaaaataagaaaagaatttaatttattgaatcaaagttaacaacaacaacaacaaaaatcgacTGACAATGGAAGgctgaattgttttttttttgttttgttttacatttcatttatatacacattttataaataataataactaacacacacaaacaaacacatgaaaaaaaaattatctttcagacaacaacaacaacaacaacaaaaatgttatatgctgatgatgagatCTACAAACTAtgtcaaataataatacgtTCCTATGATTATATTCTcgtaaattcaaattttgttttgttttgaaaaaaacgcataaataattcaatgattgtgatgtgatttcaacatcattgaataacaaacaaaattcaacataTTCCAGATGTTCAGCCATTTTTTGTTAgtccaaaaaacaaaacaagaaaaaagaaagtttcgaaaattattgaattcttttttcgcacaaaacaaaaacaagacaatACAAAATACTTGGGATATTTTGTagcaaatttcatttttttcatccccCAGTGCtttatttattcacattttttcattcatttgtactttgtacatgatgatggtggtaaacaaaaaaagaagaaacaaatgtttttatgTCAAATGTaacaatattaatattaataataaaataataataattggtgttattatatacaacaacaagtcaatgatttaatttttcgaatcgaaaaaaatctactTCAATATCTTTTGtatgtttttgatgaaatttataAGTACATGGTAGATCATATCGTAGTTTGGCCAGAACTTTTCCTTTGGCACCGAAATCATGTGCTTTTCGAAGAACATGATCACGTGTCGAGGTTTTATGTAAGCTATAAACAGTACCGGATGATAATTCTAATGCTCTTCGTAAGAACATCATATCGATACCTTTGTTATTTTTCGTACCAAATGGTGGATTCATTATGACAACATCAAACAATGTATTGTTCATGAATCGTGACCATATGGAGTTATCACAAACATCGGCACACATCGTGTCGAAATTATTTAGAAAATTAGGCTCTTCATCTTCTTGCAGACATTTACGATTAGCGACACATTTTTCAATAGCATCCGGATCAATATCCACACCGAGTACAAATGCAGCATTAAGACAAGCACAAGATAATCCAAGACGACCACATCCAGTTCCCAAATCAAGTATCATTTTATCTTCGATATCATCATAGGAATTCATCGTGAATAACATACGTGCACCAATATGATGGCCGGTTTCATATTGTTCAAGCTGTATTTTTGGATTGTCGAAACCATCAATGGTTTCCAATAACATTTCCAATTGAACGAGTTTCATGAtttggaaaataaatttaaaaattcaaaattaaccAACCAGACTGTGTACATGCACTATCGCAAatcatacatcatcatcatcatcgattcaaaCTATCGATTGTAAtcgaaaaatttacatttcgTAATTtgcattgattgattcgaaaatGGATAATgaggaaatgaaaaacgatgAAATTATGGCACTTTCAGCCatttatggtgatgattggaAAGTAGAAAATCTCGACACTTCCACCTTTTCGTTAAGAATATTCTCTGAAAACGATCCAGATAAAATTCATCCATCAACTATAGAATTTCGATTACCACAAAAATATCCCAGTGAAGCAAAACCCATGATAACAATTTCAGCACCATGGATGTCTCGTGAAGATAAATCTATGCTCATCGATGATATCGATACAATCTGTGATGAACATCTAGGAGAGAATGTATTGTAtatgatcattgaaaaattgaaacaatttattaatgaaaaaatatcatttgaaaaaatcgaagaatctaatgaaattttacaaatgaatgagaatatCGAACCTGCCAAGATTATGATATATCATGGATCACCAATAACCGATCGAAAAAGTACATTTCAAGCACATTTAGCTTTTGTGGAATCATTGACAAAggtgaaaaatgttttagTACAATtgaaaacgaataaaaagaTTGATGAAGCAACGCATAATATTTATGCTTATCGAATTATCGATCCGGAACGTGCCAATAAATTGGATcaagattatgatgatgatggtgaaacgCATGCAGGATCAcgattattgaaattattagaAAATATGGATGCCAAAAATGTTTTAGTTATAGTTTCACGATGGTTCGGTGGAACATTATTAGGTGTGGATCGATTTCGTCATATACAAAATGTGGCCAAAGAATTATTGGTTAAACATAATATTggcaataaataaataaattgaattcttaAGCACTCATTACAGGTCGATGAAGTTTAGCTTCTAATTCATTGGCACTTGAATAGCCAGTACCACCTCTTTGAAGTGGAATAATATCCGATTCTTTCAATGGTTTATCATTGATCGGATCAATCATatcttttttgattattttttccaaacattCTTCGGTAACAACAGAAccactgaatgaatgaatgaacagacagataatcatcataagatTAATATTCAGAAAAACTTACGAAGTTTTTAGTACAACACATCGTGAAGAATTTGTTAAAATATCACCAGAAACGGCACATTTATACGTTGCTCGATATGGATTAATGCATTTCGGATCGACCGGTGTGAATTTCACTTCAATCAAacgatttgatttcaatgctTTTCCGCTCATTGGACATCGAACAATAGtatctggtttttttgttcgatctTCGGTTGATGGCGTAAGATTTGGTATCCAAAAACTGGGcaattgtttatcatttccattattcatattggatattgatgatgatgtactggcttgttgttgttcatcatcattattaccacTCAATACTTTCATTGTTTCATGgtcagaaaattttttcgtttttgtttcatcatctttttccattgattccTTTAATCGTTGTtcatctttttgtttttctttttcatatcGTTTTATATTACGCAttatttttgctttttgaCGAATAATGTATTCAAGAATCGCTTCTTTATCATATAGATAACCATCTGGGCTGTTGATAACAACggataattaaaaaaattaatgaatgtcTGTTTTCATCCTCTCTCTAGATCTCGGATCTGAAAATATATTTACGTTAAAACCGGATTACGGCATGGTTGTAAACTTAGATTACAAGCATTAAAATCTTTTACAGAATCTTTATTCAATCGTTTATGCTGTGTTCCATAACCacttgattgattatcaCGTTGCCGTTCATGATATGAATATACTGATGATGCtgtattattttttgcatgtcgtgtcattttttttttgtgaatttaaatttaaaaatcgatgatgataaacaaacaaaaacaccgATTGTTTATGTCCTATTATTTATGAGtgacatcatcatggccagagaaaaaaaaaccagaccTGCGTTCATcgaaaaatccaaaaaaatatataggCGTttgagaaagagaaagagagtaTTTAgacgtcgtcgtcatcatcatcatgataataatcatcatcatcaggcaGATTGAAACGCCACCACTTTAATGCTATTGTactactgttgttgttgttgttggtagtcgcttttttttgaaccCGAATGAAATTGCATCCTCTatccaccgccaccaccactcACTTACTCACTCGCCCAATAGTGAAAAgctccaattttttttatctctgTGCATGGTttcaatttggtttttttttggtgactATATATTACTCTCTACTACGTACATTTTATATTTCTATAGTCTTATCTCCAATATAGAAGCATTTTGGCtcctcaaaaaaaacaaaatcctcatcatttttatggTAATAGtcatatattattattaatcgaaGGATTCATCATTGCTACGACCGCTATCGGCTAGGTAAGGATTGGCCAGTTACGCCTCTtgtatttttcttgtttttttttcaccattattataacATATCTCTTTTCACATATTTGCcattgatatttttgattttttaccatctagaatttttcaacagTTCAATTTGACGACTACGAcgacatttgatttttcaaaattccatcatcatcatcatcatcgattcttCTTAACATTCGTTTATATTcacaaaccaaaccaaacaaaacaaaaaatataattaataatgTCTAATGAAGCTGAATTATCACCAGTTTATGCACCATTTTTCGGTGTACTCGGTGCCGCATCGGCTATCGTATTTAGTTCGTTTGGTGCTGCATATGGTACGGCAAAATCTGGGACCGGTATCGCAGCCATGGCTGTCATGAGACCTGAACTTATtatgaaatcaattattcCTGTGGTCATGGCTGGTATTATTGCCATTTATGGTTTGGTTGTGGCCGCCATCCTAGCCAACAATATTGGTGAAGGTGGTCTTGAAAGTGGTGGTTATCATCTATACAAAGGTTTCTTGCATCTTGGTGCTGGTCTTTCCGTAGGCCTTTCCGGCTTGGCAGCTGGTTTTGCCATTGGTATTGTTGGTGATGCTGGTGTTCGTGGTACAGCACAACAGCCACGTCTTTTTGTTGGTATGATCcttattcttatttttgCTGAAGTCTTGGGTCTTTACGGTTTGATTGTTGCATTGGTTTTGGCGACCAAAAACTAAAATTCAAGTAATatctttcatttattcacaattgaatcatcatcaaattttaatttcacgatcacaccatcattatcatcgttttttttctttgcaacTCATGATTATTCACTTAATCTCTTTATCACAATTCCCGATTGATTCTTCATTATCTCtctccatacacacacacacacacacacacaaatttaTTCTATTTGATCAAAAGGTGAAAATTCAATCTCAAAAACAATGGTTTGCTTAGTTACATTCAGCTAAAAATTCCTGCGCATacagaaaacagaaaaaaaataaccgaaAACGCCCACTCGCCAAAACTCTAAAATCAATCCACGttttaaaatttgttttgattgtaaaaaacaaaatttaatttatcaaCGTTTTTGAACATCACCATATTCATCTAATAATTATAACCAAATGTTTGAAGAACAGaacatcgttttttttcacacaacaatcattccatcccaaagaaaaaaaaatattgcagGTTTTGCCGTTTTTTTCCCTCGAATCTTTTCTCCATGTTAttgatattcattttttttctttgattttttttgtgtaaaaaaatttgtttatatttacGTTTCACATCACATACATAAACACATAGACATTGCATTGTATtggttgtgtttgtgtggtaagcaacaacaacaacaacaacaacaaaataaaacgaaagTCATAGgttaatgtttttcttttccaaaaaaatgatttgatcaaaaacaaaaattatgttatgctaatttcattttaattataatgaataatcaagaaattttgttatgtatcataataataaacattttattccagattcatcaaaaaaaacattcaaattgacaaaaaaaaattttgaattaaataaaaattatcatttggtGTGTGATTCGTTTTCagtttcacaaaaaaaacaatgattgatATGGGTATTATGTCATATTACTATAATCTTCTGGAAAGCCCATTTTAATCGCATCTTCATATGTTTCATAATGAGACAGGAACATTGTATGACAACAGAATCGTTTTAATCCCAATTCCTTGAATAATGGTCTAAAAAGTGTAAGAAAtgtatttcatcatttgaatttgaaaaaaataaaatttgatcacATACTCTAATCCATTTTCAAGATTATCATTGGAAACTTTGGCTATTTGAAGTCGTTCATTGTATTCATTCCAAAGATGTCCAATTACTTTGCCACAGGTCCAACATCGAACAGGAAAGAGCATTTTTTTAGGATTtagaatgataaaaatttcaaaaaaaaaataaaataaaatgaaacttGAAAGAAAATAGCATCACAGGTGAAAATTGGAAATATCCATAAAGGACGTATCCAATCTTTTATGACAATTTCGACTTTTTTTGTCgatgaaaaagatttcaaattgccaaaaaaaaatttagccaAATTTGTTAGTAAGTAGGGTACCATctgtattttattatttttttttcacagacagatttgagagaaaaaaaagaacaaatgaaaaagaaataatgaGAAAAGCTTGgcttcgatttttttttctttacaaaaaaaaacagatgaaTCGATTTACAAAGttataaaaaatataattatgaataaaaaaaaattaaaacatcTTGTGAAACTAtaaggatgatgattaatttagTGTGTAAACACagacaaaacaaatggattCTAATAATAGAATAATGATTAATTACAACTcaagttttttcaattcatgattgatttcaatttcagtctaaataaccaaacaaaaaacaaaagtttttttcctgaCAAATCAAGTGTTTGTCAAATTCATAACTGTTAGATGAAAGCAGAACAGAGTTTTGAGTAATTAACGAATTTCatctttggtttttgttaGATTCGTCGTTGATAATTTATTAGAATTGACAATTTCACCAGTGTTTTTCAAGGTTTTCATAGTATTCAATGTTTGTCCTGTTTTagcattatcattattgatgacaGTAGAATTAAGACATTCATCTGAACTGGCATTAGTATTGGccatttcttcattttcatttgaagaaAGAATATCTTCATCTGAACATGCCGAAGCGATTCTAAATGTCGGTAATATAGTAGTCAAATGGTTCCTAAAAAATTGTATAAAATATGAGTTAAAAATAGTATTATGTCAAAATAGATAAATCATACTTTTCGGTAATCAATTCGGAAATCTGTTGTGTCAGgtattcttcttcatcatcatcgacattcGAATGTGCACGTACAACCGATGTTGCATCACGATGCATGTTCATCTAagtgaaaataattaattttcaaataaataaattattttgcATTTATTGTAATTTACCTTGGAATGTCGAATCGAAGATAAACGAGATGAGGCCGTATGACAGGCAGTATCCAATATATCAATATCGTTAAGTGTGTCAGATATCTGTCGCATTTGTTCGCTAATGATACTTTCAATGCAACTGTGTTCAAAGGGAAAAGAATTATTCATATTAATAgtgattaaaaatgaaaaaaaaataaaaatttttacattGTCTGTTTACTgatatcattcaatttatcttGCATCTGcatcgatttgtttgttcgtaaTATACAAGGAGCAAATACAATGGCCAATGAATTTGCGTTCATACGATTGGCCGATTCTTGGCGTGCCACACGTGCTAAATGAAATGTCAGACGTTCAAGGAGATCATAGTTTGGCTTTGGTAGTTTACTGATatgattgaatattatttgatttcgtTCAATAGGATCGGTAACTGTAGTGGCCCATaagaaatcatcataaagttCATAGGTCATTAGCGGTTCGGGCATTTCAcggaaaaataatttcaaacaacCGGCAAGAACATGAACGCTATAATGGTCTAAATCAATATCCAAACGTTGTGCATCAAACATctgtttcaattcatttatgcTTGTTAGCCTAGCCGATTTACGATAAATTCCTTCGGCATACAAGCCTTTTAGTTCGATTTTTGCAATCAAATGTTCAACAACTAATGGTATACGACATTCTTCCGTAACGAGTGCCGAAATTGGTGATCCAAAGATTAATTTATTAGaggatttattattgttaccaCAGGTGGAAGCCACTTTAtcgaaacattttttatgaCAAGCAAGTTTACAACGTCGACATATGAATATCCTTTCCATCATCCAAACATATGAATCACAAACTTCGCATACCGTATAAATGTTGGCCGTTGAAATGTAGAATTCATGTTCATATGTTTTATAAACATCATCTTCTTTCTTGTTACGAGCACGTTTTTTACTTTGTTTACGTTTATTAGATTTCTTGAAAGTTGGTCCATTAAttctttcttctttattAATTTTCGTATTATGCATATTACGTAATTCATCCATATAACCGCGAAAAGCATTCACGCCAAGAATCACGGGAAATGATTTAAATGTATTTTCTATTTCACAGACATTTAATAAAATCTAAAATAGGTAAAAGAAATTTGGTTAATTCATAACAATAGGACATTCAGACAATAGATGATTAATAAAATACCTGTGCAAAATGGTCAATCAGATCCTTATAGGTCAATCGAACCACCATTCCATCTTGATGTGTCACCGAATAAGtggaaatcaaattatttttgaattctttCAACGCTAACTTGAACACAATATCGACCATACATTCTTTTGGTTCATtaattgttttctttttgaacagaatattatcatccataTCACGAATCTTTttcgaaatgaatttatcCATTGAGGTTAGTTCATCTAGATCGGTGATAAGAACATCATGTGGATCGATAAATTGTTTGACTCTAACTGATTGTTTAGCTGGTGCAGCAAATGGCGTAactttcgatgatgatgatgttaatgattgattctcTTTGGTTGATGAATCAAGACTTTTTCCACTAGTAATTTTTGACTTTTTCTGCTTACTTCTTGGCGGCCGTGGTGGATTAAATGCTACAACAACAGAGAAAATTTTAgatacaatgaaaattacaAAAGTGTAAATTACAAAATACCTCCAAGTACGGAAGAGCTTATGTTTGAACCTTCTTTGATACAAGGAATATCCGAGCTAAGATGAATACATTTCTTATGAAACAATTGTTTACATTCTGaacattttaaatgaatttgtgGTTGATTCGATTGCTGCAATGGTTGTTGAACCAAAATTGGATTCTCACAAATGGCACAAATTTCACCAGATTTAAAACTACTTTCATCATGGATCGAATGCCGTGAAAGAAGTGTAAAGTTTTCATCTTTAgctttcaattgttgttgctgttgcggatgatgatgctgaaaTGTATATGGTGTTGGCATATTcatagaagaagaaaatatcGAATTCAATTGTGAATGCATATCACTTTGACTAGTTGAATTTTTCGATATAATAggcatttcatttattttcattcctAAATCATTGTTTGACAAACTTTTACTATTTAAAAGATTAtatgtttgattcatttgttcgtTAAGGTTGTTTGCCGATTCAAATTCCATTCCTGCTTTTACCgacattgtttgtttcaacaaaCGTTTATTAATCTCTGAATTACTTGAGGATTTACCCATAATGTTTCGAAATGTAGCTTTTGCTTTTTGAATGGGTCccgatgttgttgatgatgatgatgatatggccGATGATTGagattcatcaaatgatgtttgttgttttgtcgtCGTTGCCGTTCGATTCGAAACATTGGGAGCTACTATTTGATTGGCCGATGTTACATTGATCGAATATGGAAAAGTCGTAGTCgccaatgttgttgttgatgatgaaggatGTTGTGACTGTACATTATCGGAACCAATGCTTGTTATGGAAGTaatgtattgttgttgttcactgTTATTACTATTGACACTACCAATACGAAGTTTTTGTATACTTGATGCACTATCACTATTAGTTAGATAACCGGAAGAAACAAACGAAGAATTAGAACCGGCAAGCCCGAGCACTTTAGAATCACTGGATAATTTTGTCAATTGTcgatgttgctgttgatgattgaaattatgATCAGTTATTGTTAGATTCGATatacttgttgttgtcggtaTCAGTGTTGCAGTCGCGgatgatgattctaatgttgatgttgataatgacgaAGCTGTAGTTGTAgttgtcatcatcgatgatgatgcagaTGTCGTCATCAATAGTTTTTCATCTGATaatgatttatgattatttgcTTTACGTTTAAATGATGTTTTTCGTATCGGAATATTACGTTTACGATTCAATCGTACACGTtgattatcaccattttcaaaatcatcatcaagatcaacaagatcatcattaatattacCAGTAATTGTAACAACATCATCGACGTCaatcactgatgatgatgatgaaaattcttcatcaccaccaacaccaacatTTGCTGTAGCAGCCGGACGATTTATCACATTAACAGGAATGATTAGATTTGCATCCTGATTTGTAGTATCCGACTTATTGGAGAGAATATTATGAATGactatttcattttgatgttgttgatgatgatgaacatttgtGTATGTTGTCGAAGCTGTCGAAACGTCACTACCAtctaaatataaatttaccgaatttgtttatattttcatcaataaaacagatgaaacaataataaagcTTACCTTTAATCGttgccaatgatgatgatgatgacgatgaatttgttgttggtggtgttgTTCGTATCAAAACTGAAACGTTagacattttattattactgttATTGACCGATGATGAATGTCGATTCGATTCTGGTATTTCTAAttccgtttttttctgtgctCGTTCTCTAGCACGTGCACATTCTTCGATAATATCGTTCATACGATTAGTTTTACGAAAAATATGACCACGACAACAGGCCTGAAATTTTACGATTGATTTTCGTAGATTTGTAAACCACTTTCGTGTTTGATATGCACGCCAATGTTTCTGTATTGCATTCGCTGCCCAATTCTCATATTGagca of the Dermatophagoides farinae isolate YC_2012a chromosome 1, ASM2471394v1, whole genome shotgun sequence genome contains:
- the LOC124491511 gene encoding unconventional myosin-IXb-like isoform X1, which codes for MGDNRKQRYVLQVHVGSYSRLYEALSIEAEKNTTAREIVDCICEKLGLTDGTDVYELAEVIGNQGGQDCKERRIGPNECPIALKLLWPKKSDKGTLAGGHVDYKFCLRRKWMGNLWPLSMTDSNDSQLIRDYFLRFLYQPRNSEYPDLCQLPDLTEQTLLDNLKARFEKNHIYTYVGSILIAVNPFTFYPIYNPKYVQLYQNRRLGDLPPHIFAIADAAYQSMLRKRTNQCIVISGESGSGKTESTNLLLHHLTALSQKGTHGTGVEQTILGAGPVLEAFGNAKTKFNNNSSRFGKFIQVNYKENGAVHGALVQKYLLEKSRIVSQVKSERNYHVFYYLLDGLSTEDKEKLYLTRPQDYFYLNQSKCYTLEGVDERHEFFRLTQSMEMVGFSRHKQFLCFSVLSAVLHLGNVQFSKKSTYHSDETVMIKNPEVVTIISKLLNVKEETLTAALTCKRTKAAKGEMLVINYKLPDAIATRDAMAKCLYGVLFDWIVMQVNHALLSKKDTRDHKGNSIGVLDIFGFEDFGDHNNFEQFCINYANERLQYYFNSHVFKYEQEEYQREGISWRNIDFNDNTECLGLIEDKPDGLLYLLDDQCNFPCGSNETILQKFIYHHNSNPLFEVPPCRGSAFTIKHYAGKVKYQIRDFREKNLDLMRPDIVAVLKVSKMAFVRELVCSDPLALFRWHILKAFFKAYFHFTKLREISKMKRGLSGTYLVKEYANANQRRSSGGAQQQNNQLSLIDKGCSIVYQSKIAGNNNNSIHQSNVLNESKAKYSDIAKRLSSSSSSSSNFHHHNYSAFLANSRCKPTSSSAAIIVPSHCTSSSISSSSLSCPFHGTQAHLCSSEARVLSRANKILMKKKYSSSSSAYSWQKKNGFEKSIRNFKLLKQLLGPPVTTINSPGLTSAKERPVSLSRTVARKQTQTVTHQFQQSLQQLMDTLSHANPFFVRCIKSNADKMPNHFDDRLVLQQLRYTGMLETVRIRQSGYSVRLTFDEFIQHYRILLPKGLLSSKMDVQKFLLNMKLPSAMYQIGKTKVFMRESEKLALDERLHEEILRRIINLQRWVRTWICRKRFNEMRNAAVIVQTFVRRFIAQKRLKRLKMIAQYENWAANAIQKHWRAYQTRKWFTNLRKSIVKFQACCRGHIFRKTNRMNDIIEECARARERAQKKTELEIPESNRHSSSVNNSNNKMSNVSVLIRTTPPTTNSSSSSSSLATIKDGSDVSTASTTYTNVHHHQQHQNEIVIHNILSNKSDTTNQDANLIIPVNVINRPAATANVGVGGDEEFSSSSSVIDVDDVVTITGNINDDLVDLDDDFENGDNQRVRLNRKRNIPIRKTSFKRKANNHKSLSDEKLLMTTSASSSMMTTTTTASSLSTSTLESSSATATLIPTTTSISNLTITDHNFNHQQQHRQLTKLSSDSKVLGLAGSNSSFVSSGYLTNSDSASSIQKLRIGSVNSNNSEQQQYITSITSIGSDNVQSQHPSSSTTTLATTTFPYSINVTSANQIVAPNVSNRTATTTKQQTSFDESQSSAISSSSSTTSGPIQKAKATFRNIMGKSSSNSEINKRLLKQTMSVKAGMEFESANNLNEQMNQTYNLLNSKSLSNNDLGMKINEMPIISKNSTSQSDMHSQLNSIFSSSMNMPTPYTFQHHHPQQQQQLKAKDENFTLLSRHSIHDESSFKSGEICAICENPILVQQPLQQSNQPQIHLKCSECKQLFHKKCIHLSSDIPCIKEGSNISSSVLGAFNPPRPPRSKQKKSKITSGKSLDSSTKENQSLTSSSSKVTPFAAPAKQSVRVKQFIDPHDVLITDLDELTSMDKFISKKIRDMDDNILFKKKTINEPKECMVDIVFKLALKEFKNNLISTYSVTHQDGMVVRLTYKDLIDHFAQILLNVCEIENTFKSFPVILGVNAFRGYMDELRNMHNTKINKEERINGPTFKKSNKRKQSKKRARNKKEDDVYKTYEHEFYISTANIYTVCEVCDSYVWMMERIFICRRCKLACHKKCFDKVASTCGNNNKSSNKLIFGSPISALVTEECRIPLVVEHLIAKIELKGLYAEGIYRKSARLTSINELKQMFDAQRLDIDLDHYSVHVLAGCLKLFFREMPEPLMTYELYDDFLWATTVTDPIERNQIIFNHISKLPKPNYDLLERLTFHLARVARQESANRMNANSLAIVFAPCILRTNKSMQMQDKLNDISKQTICIESIISEQMRQISDTLNDIDILDTACHTASSRLSSIRHSKMNMHRDATSVVRAHSNVDDDEEEYLTQQISELITEKNHLTTILPTFRIASACSDEDILSSNENEEMANTNASSDECLNSTVINNDNAKTGQTLNTMKTLKNTGEIVNSNKLSTTNLTKTKDEIR